A single Anopheles arabiensis isolate DONGOLA chromosome 2, AaraD3, whole genome shotgun sequence DNA region contains:
- the LOC120895720 gene encoding uncharacterized protein LOC120895720 isoform X2: MESGSKRSPLHGVAYHIRLTMIILFRAYSLHRQGKLPQFELKMEVADAGKFDDLVFRYSSLAKSKGTVFIQAKHKQPPKKPTKSKKIHPNHPYTPTRKEQPAITEGTLLTKWNSNGTFSIPMYFISYLEGYETLSPGSHTYLLCTNATIDNKLKQKLTLRPLDSSDVLSFCDDIGATCYSFSKEQFNTLADELRQASIEKLGQMLVLHVRYNKEVNSNYSSLNVYADLISICVEELEGGTGKFKLSQQLLTACESSIMGKLRAVLHREYERLIRAKQCDDRSAIWESMQFMINKSFFQSGTMETPTSMHDESCFFKKVDRVIQQFYQEFMLVCGSLNGEQLYNSVLEIMPHWVDDRMTTHNMLFMRLFDSMKLSQPIPMDLDYLKQQFVSMRVNHYFSRFQIESQSNLNQWKSNYRYIDVRSDRLQDTKLYKFLSNESAYERYQYHTTRDIIVYSLVASQTIELVQCNALFIHYAAKDFEENICDVLRKLIEFILEVDSYSYTIIMTIDQSKKSMLPEIQRYTKEHKLKLIVVEEVLEACQDEDCFIVRDLTEEARLQLYAKRSNTTLNIFGTTISPSGILNDDDSLSFVCIFLDNYYELDNIAYIESKEKNFDAIKHLYIPRTVVPYSTENENHAKEQEETDVFFCPLYKNEISFDEFRFSSPSFFKCSNQFHLQMMMYSIPFLMFSRSTTKRKYTSYSMKQERESQRISRGLHMLYRSLTLHIM, translated from the coding sequence ATGGAGTCAGGCAGCAAAAGATCCCCCTTACACGGCGTGGCTTACCACATTCGATTGACGATGATCATTCTTTTTCGTGCCTACTCTTTGCACCGCCAAGGAAAGTTGCCTCAATTTGAGTTGAAGATGGAGGTAGCAGATGCAGGAAAATTCGACGACCTGGTGTTTCGCTACTCATCACTAGCGAAATCGAAAGGTACGGTTTTCATACaagctaaacataaacaaccaCCCAAAAAGCCAACGAAATctaaaaaaatccacccaAATCATCCGTACACGCCAACGCGAAAAGAGCAACCAGCCATTACGGAAGGAACGCTGCTCACGAAATGGAACTCCAACGGTACCTTTTCAATTCCCATGTACTTTATTTCGTACCTGGAAGGATATGAAACATTGTCCCCAGGTTCGCATACTTACCTTCTGTGCACTAATGCAACGATCGACAACAAactcaaacaaaaattaacactACGACCACTGGACAGCAGCGATGTACTTTCCTTTTGCGACGATATTGGAGCAACGTGTTACAGCTTCAGTAAGGAGCAATTTAATACGCTGGCAGATGAATTGCGGCAAGCTAGTATAGAAAAGCTAGGACAGATGCTCGTATTGCATGTTCGTTACAACAAAGAAGTTAACTCAAATTATTCTTCGTTAAACGTTTACGCCGATCTGATTTCTATATGCGTCGAGGAGCTTGAAGGAGGAACAGGGAAGTTTAAACTAAGCCAACAATTACTAACTGCTTGTGAGTCATCAATAATGGGGAAGCTTCGAGCTGTTCTTCATAGAGAATATGAAAGGCTTATAAGAGCAAAGCAGTGTGATGATAGAAGCGCCATCTGGGAATCGATGCAATTCATGATCAATAAGTCCTTCTTTCAATCAGGTACCATGGAAACACCGACTTCAATGCACGACGAATCATGTTTCTTCAAGAAGGTGGATCGTGTTATACAGCAATTTTACCAAGAGTTTATGCTTGTTTGTGGGTCATTAAACGGGGAACAGCTGTACAACAGTGTTCTAGAAATAATGCCACACTGGGTCGACGATAGAATGACAACGCATAACATGCTGTTCATGCGACTGTTTGATTCAATGAAGTTGTCCCAACCTATTCCTATGGATTTAGACTATTTAAAACAACAGTTTGTCAGTATGAGGGTGAACCATTACTTTTCTAGATTCCAAATAGAATCACAGTCTAACCTTAACCAATGGAAGTCTAACTATCGATACATAGATGTTCGATCAGATCGACTTCAAGACACTAAGCTGTATAAATTTCTCAGTAATGAGTCTGCTTATGAACGTTACCAATATCACACAACAAGGGATATAATAGTGTATTCTCTTGTTGCATCACAAACAATTGAATTGGTTCAATGCAATGCATTATTCATACACTATGCAGCGAAAGATTTTGAGGAAAATATATGCGATGTACTTCGTAAATTAATCGAGTTCATTTTAGAGGTAGATTCCTACTCTTACACCATTATAATGACCATCGATCAGTCGAAGAAATCGATGCTGCCAGAAATTCAAAGATATACTAAAGAACATAAGCTAAAGTTAATAGTAGTCGAAGAAGTACTCGAAGCATGCCAAGATGAAGATTGTTTCATCGTACGCGATCTTACCGAAGAGGCAAGACTACAGTTGTATGCAAAACGTTCCAATACaactttaaatatttttggaaccaCGATATCGCCGAGTGGCATTTTGAATGACGATGATAGCTTAAGCTTCGTGTGTATCTTTTTGGACAACTATTATGAGCTCGATAATATAGCATATATTGaatcgaaggaaaaaaactttGATGCAATCAAGCATCTGTATATTCCACGCACAGTCGTTCCATACTCGACAGAAAATGAAAACCATGCAAAAGAACAGGAGGAAAccgatgttttcttttgtccACTGTACAAAAACGAAATATCGTTTGACGAGTTTCGATTTAGTAGCCCCAGTTTTTTCAAATGCTCAAATCAGTTTCATCTGCAAATGATGATGTACAGTATACCGTTCCTGATGTTTTCACGCAGCACAACGAAGAGAAAGTACACATCTTACTCGATGAAGCAGGAACGGGAAAGTCAACGTATTTCACGTGGCTTGCACATGCTCTATCGATCGCTAACCCTGCACATTATGTGA